Proteins from one Malania oleifera isolate guangnan ecotype guangnan chromosome 4, ASM2987363v1, whole genome shotgun sequence genomic window:
- the LOC131154370 gene encoding uncharacterized protein LOC131154370 isoform X1, with protein sequence MKLMGGTQSPESTGMRLRRVGRKPDKIGSGIRPRKSGTPRGKSGALATPFLKWKFDDRDFCIPAQDPPVAGRRCYTKLRGDLEASVSARRLAAGLWQCRSSDQLRYECSIVHGKNAFPCHHHSREFAAKLKELPKSTLSITGPRNGILSKLDSSLSLPKSAMQGAAKWDPRCQTSSDEVYHYFSSSMKLLEDQHSITVSAFSALRAELLRAQTRIQEFEAEQHSSKKRFDHFLKKLGEERTSWKRREHHKIHMIVEGLKEELHRERRNCQRIEIINTKLVNELADAKLSAKWCLQEYVKERKGRELMEEVCNELAKEIAEDKAEVEALKRESVRIYEEVEEERKMMQMAEIWREERVQMKLVDAKQILEHKYSQMNKLIADLEALLGSKLASSNAMESENADLIQQVANLVKIEDFSEFSYVAPKSYDIFSTTKEFHNGETNEKKFKPCANYHLASHASKVHITNPDIGELDKSHVQDNSVGLIVHDRGSEEGACGWVTVCHAEDQGSIYCPKECDVSVNKTSQGKNVSRSVTEWDERAGQYSPHTIISEVCSVSARQSNQQPSFVSRTSGSSPSNGVVDRILSVDANGRLSNGTISNTENISPGRDSAKSLSVVQQDPSVRWSASDLRNPHITRGIKGCIEWPAIIQKNSLKAKLLEARMEGRKILLRQVLEQKS encoded by the exons ATGAAGTTAATGGGTGGGACCCAGTCACCGGAGAGTACTGGCATGAGGCTACGCCGGGTGGGCAGGAAGCCGGACAAAATCGGCTCCGGAATCCGGCCGCGGAAGTCCGGAACTCCGCGGGGGAAATCTGGGGCGCTTGCCACACCTTTCTTGAAGTGGAAGTTCGACGACAGAGACTTCTGCATCCCCGCGCAAGACCCGCCGGTGGCTGGACGGCGGTGTTATACGAAGTTGAGAGGCGACCTCGAGGCTTCGGTATCGGCGAGGAGGCTCGCTGCCGGGCTGTGGCAATGTCGATCTTCTGATCAGTTACGATACGAG TGCAGTATTGTGCACGGAAAAAATGCATTTCCCTGTCATCATCATAGCAGAGAATTTGCTGCTAAATTGAAGGAACTGCCGAAGAGCACTCTTTCTATAACTGGCCCAAGGAATGGCATTCTGTCTAAG CTTGACTCTTCGCTGTCACTTCCCAAATCTGCAATGCAGGGGGCAGCAAAGTGGGATCCTAGGTGCCAAACATCATCTGATGAGGTTTACCACTATTTCAGCAGCAGCATGAAGCTTCTTGAAGATCAGCATTCCATTACTGTTTCAGCTTTTTCTGCATTGCGAGCAGAACTTTTAAGGGCCCAAACTCGCATTCAAGAGTTTGAAGCTGAGCAGCATTCCTCTAAGAAGAGGTTTGATcacttcttaaagaagcttggtGAGGAAAGAACCTCATGGAAAAGAAGAGAACATCATAAAATCCATATGATTGTTGAAGGCTTGAAGGAAGAATTGCACAGGGAAAGGAGAAATTGCCAGAGGATTGAAATCATTAACACCAAATTGGTCAATGAGTTAGCTGATGCCAAGTTATCTGCTAAGTGGTGCTTGCAAGAGTATGTGAAAGAAAGAAAAGGCAGGGAACTAATGGAAGAGGTATGTAATGAACTAGCTAAGGAAATTGCTGAGGACAAGGCTGAAGTTGAAGCATTGAAGAGGGAATCTGTGAGAATTTATGAGGAGGTTGAAGAAGAGAGAAAGATGATGCAGATGGCTGAGATTTGGCGAGAGGAACGGGTCCAGATGAAGCTGGTTGATGCAAAGCAGATTCTTGAACATAAGTATAGCCAAATGAACAAACTTATTGCAGATCTTGAAGCTCTTCTGGGATCAAAACTTGCGTCCTCAAATGCAATGGAATCAGAAAATGCTGATTTAATCCAACAGGTAGCAAACTTGGTGAAAATTGAAGATTTCAGTGAATTTTCGTATGTTGCTCCAAAGTCTTACGATATATTTTCTACTACCAAAGAGTTCCATAATGGTGAAACAAATGAAAAGAAATTTAAACCTTGTGCTAATTATCATCTTGCTAGCCATGCATCAAAAGTCCACATTACGAATCCTGACATTGGTGAGCTTGACAAAAGCCATGTGCAGGACAATTCAGTTGGCCTCATTGTCCATGACAGGGGTTCGGAAGAAGGGGCATGTGGGTGGGTAACTGTATGTCATGCTGAGGATCAGGGTTCAATTTATTGCCCCAAAGAATGTGATGTTTCTGTTAACAAGACTAGCCAAGGTAAAAATGTCTCAAGGAGTGTTACAGAATGGGATGAAAGAGCAGGACAATATTCCCCACACACTATAATCAGTGAGGTCTGCTCAGTATCAGCAAGACAATCGAACCAGCAGCCGTCTTTTGTATCCAGGACTTCGGGATCATCCCCAAGTAATGGTGTTGTTGACAGGATTTTGTCAGTTGATGCAAATGGAAGGCTTTCAAATGGAACAATTTCTAATACCGAAAACATTTCCCCAGGCAGAGATTCAGCCAAAAGTTTGTCAGTTGTCCAGCAGGATCCATCAGTGCGATGGAGCGCATCTGACTTGAGGAACCCACACATAACTCGAGGGATTAAGGGCTGCATTGAATGGCCAGCAATCATCCAGAAAAATAGTTTGAAGGCTAAGCTCTTGGAAGCAAGGATGGAAGGACGGAAAATACTATTGCGACAAGTCCTAGAACAAAAGAGTTGA
- the LOC131154370 gene encoding uncharacterized protein LOC131154370 isoform X2 has translation MKLMGGTQSPESTGMRLRRVGRKPDKIGSGIRPRKSGTPRGKSGALATPFLKWKFDDRDFCIPAQDPPVAGRRCYTKLRGDLEASVSARRLAAGLWQCRSSDQLRYECSIVHGKNAFPCHHHSREFAAKLKELPKSTLSITGPRNGILSKGAAKWDPRCQTSSDEVYHYFSSSMKLLEDQHSITVSAFSALRAELLRAQTRIQEFEAEQHSSKKRFDHFLKKLGEERTSWKRREHHKIHMIVEGLKEELHRERRNCQRIEIINTKLVNELADAKLSAKWCLQEYVKERKGRELMEEVCNELAKEIAEDKAEVEALKRESVRIYEEVEEERKMMQMAEIWREERVQMKLVDAKQILEHKYSQMNKLIADLEALLGSKLASSNAMESENADLIQQVANLVKIEDFSEFSYVAPKSYDIFSTTKEFHNGETNEKKFKPCANYHLASHASKVHITNPDIGELDKSHVQDNSVGLIVHDRGSEEGACGWVTVCHAEDQGSIYCPKECDVSVNKTSQGKNVSRSVTEWDERAGQYSPHTIISEVCSVSARQSNQQPSFVSRTSGSSPSNGVVDRILSVDANGRLSNGTISNTENISPGRDSAKSLSVVQQDPSVRWSASDLRNPHITRGIKGCIEWPAIIQKNSLKAKLLEARMEGRKILLRQVLEQKS, from the exons ATGAAGTTAATGGGTGGGACCCAGTCACCGGAGAGTACTGGCATGAGGCTACGCCGGGTGGGCAGGAAGCCGGACAAAATCGGCTCCGGAATCCGGCCGCGGAAGTCCGGAACTCCGCGGGGGAAATCTGGGGCGCTTGCCACACCTTTCTTGAAGTGGAAGTTCGACGACAGAGACTTCTGCATCCCCGCGCAAGACCCGCCGGTGGCTGGACGGCGGTGTTATACGAAGTTGAGAGGCGACCTCGAGGCTTCGGTATCGGCGAGGAGGCTCGCTGCCGGGCTGTGGCAATGTCGATCTTCTGATCAGTTACGATACGAG TGCAGTATTGTGCACGGAAAAAATGCATTTCCCTGTCATCATCATAGCAGAGAATTTGCTGCTAAATTGAAGGAACTGCCGAAGAGCACTCTTTCTATAACTGGCCCAAGGAATGGCATTCTGTCTAAG GGGGCAGCAAAGTGGGATCCTAGGTGCCAAACATCATCTGATGAGGTTTACCACTATTTCAGCAGCAGCATGAAGCTTCTTGAAGATCAGCATTCCATTACTGTTTCAGCTTTTTCTGCATTGCGAGCAGAACTTTTAAGGGCCCAAACTCGCATTCAAGAGTTTGAAGCTGAGCAGCATTCCTCTAAGAAGAGGTTTGATcacttcttaaagaagcttggtGAGGAAAGAACCTCATGGAAAAGAAGAGAACATCATAAAATCCATATGATTGTTGAAGGCTTGAAGGAAGAATTGCACAGGGAAAGGAGAAATTGCCAGAGGATTGAAATCATTAACACCAAATTGGTCAATGAGTTAGCTGATGCCAAGTTATCTGCTAAGTGGTGCTTGCAAGAGTATGTGAAAGAAAGAAAAGGCAGGGAACTAATGGAAGAGGTATGTAATGAACTAGCTAAGGAAATTGCTGAGGACAAGGCTGAAGTTGAAGCATTGAAGAGGGAATCTGTGAGAATTTATGAGGAGGTTGAAGAAGAGAGAAAGATGATGCAGATGGCTGAGATTTGGCGAGAGGAACGGGTCCAGATGAAGCTGGTTGATGCAAAGCAGATTCTTGAACATAAGTATAGCCAAATGAACAAACTTATTGCAGATCTTGAAGCTCTTCTGGGATCAAAACTTGCGTCCTCAAATGCAATGGAATCAGAAAATGCTGATTTAATCCAACAGGTAGCAAACTTGGTGAAAATTGAAGATTTCAGTGAATTTTCGTATGTTGCTCCAAAGTCTTACGATATATTTTCTACTACCAAAGAGTTCCATAATGGTGAAACAAATGAAAAGAAATTTAAACCTTGTGCTAATTATCATCTTGCTAGCCATGCATCAAAAGTCCACATTACGAATCCTGACATTGGTGAGCTTGACAAAAGCCATGTGCAGGACAATTCAGTTGGCCTCATTGTCCATGACAGGGGTTCGGAAGAAGGGGCATGTGGGTGGGTAACTGTATGTCATGCTGAGGATCAGGGTTCAATTTATTGCCCCAAAGAATGTGATGTTTCTGTTAACAAGACTAGCCAAGGTAAAAATGTCTCAAGGAGTGTTACAGAATGGGATGAAAGAGCAGGACAATATTCCCCACACACTATAATCAGTGAGGTCTGCTCAGTATCAGCAAGACAATCGAACCAGCAGCCGTCTTTTGTATCCAGGACTTCGGGATCATCCCCAAGTAATGGTGTTGTTGACAGGATTTTGTCAGTTGATGCAAATGGAAGGCTTTCAAATGGAACAATTTCTAATACCGAAAACATTTCCCCAGGCAGAGATTCAGCCAAAAGTTTGTCAGTTGTCCAGCAGGATCCATCAGTGCGATGGAGCGCATCTGACTTGAGGAACCCACACATAACTCGAGGGATTAAGGGCTGCATTGAATGGCCAGCAATCATCCAGAAAAATAGTTTGAAGGCTAAGCTCTTGGAAGCAAGGATGGAAGGACGGAAAATACTATTGCGACAAGTCCTAGAACAAAAGAGTTGA